A single genomic interval of candidate division WOR-3 bacterium harbors:
- the rodA gene encoding rod shape-determining protein RodA, with protein sequence MSVNRRQFDITLFVLTLVLVTIGLIAIYSTGGIRYLFRQAIFVPIGLAGLVILFLIPRRIIYGLTEPLYVLTLLLLLAVLFFGTGPGARRWFQIGSISLQPSEFAKIAVTLMLAKYLSYKREIKPNFASLAGPILIMVIPLLLILVEPDLSTALCLIPPFAAMLYWQGLRPLHILLLFTPFLSFAAGFSLYLWIPFFILLAIIVFVRMRFFRAIAALATSTVFGLLSPVVLSMLKDYQRTRIISFFAPWFDPHGMGWNAIQSQIAIGSGRLFGKGFLHGTQKRLGFLPNRHTDFIFSAIAEETGFIGSLLLLIVIGILIRRILLIAYNSRDQNASLIAIGFASILGYQTFVNIGMLLGLLPITGITLPFISYGGSSLLTCCLMIGIILNISARPE encoded by the coding sequence ATGAGCGTTAATCGGCGACAATTCGACATCACCCTCTTCGTCCTGACTTTAGTTTTGGTCACAATCGGTCTTATTGCCATCTATTCTACCGGCGGAATTCGTTACCTTTTTCGTCAGGCAATATTTGTTCCAATTGGACTTGCCGGCCTTGTTATACTCTTCTTAATCCCGCGCCGCATCATCTACGGTTTAACTGAACCTCTTTATGTCTTAACATTACTACTTTTGCTCGCTGTTCTATTCTTCGGCACCGGTCCAGGTGCCCGGCGCTGGTTCCAAATCGGCTCAATTTCTTTGCAGCCCTCAGAGTTTGCTAAAATTGCCGTCACGCTAATGCTTGCCAAATACTTAAGTTATAAACGAGAAATTAAGCCCAACTTTGCCAGCCTTGCTGGACCGATATTGATAATGGTAATTCCGCTTTTGCTCATCCTCGTTGAGCCCGACCTGAGCACCGCCCTATGCCTGATACCGCCTTTTGCCGCAATGCTCTACTGGCAGGGTCTAAGACCACTGCATATATTGTTACTCTTTACGCCCTTCCTTTCTTTTGCTGCCGGGTTCTCTCTTTATCTATGGATTCCCTTTTTTATTCTCCTCGCTATTATTGTGTTCGTTCGAATGCGCTTCTTCCGGGCGATCGCGGCTCTTGCCACCAGCACGGTGTTCGGTCTTCTCTCACCGGTTGTTCTCTCAATGCTCAAGGATTACCAGCGAACCCGTATTATCAGTTTCTTCGCGCCCTGGTTTGATCCCCATGGGATGGGATGGAACGCAATCCAGTCTCAAATTGCCATTGGCTCGGGTCGACTGTTTGGTAAAGGATTCCTGCACGGAACCCAAAAACGCCTCGGCTTTCTTCCAAATCGACACACCGATTTTATCTTCTCCGCCATTGCCGAAGAAACCGGTTTCATCGGCTCTTTGCTGCTCCTTATCGTTATCGGGATTTTAATCCGGCGGATTCTGCTTATCGCCTACAACAGCCGGGACCAGAACGCGAGCCTTATTGCCATCGGTTTCGCATCAATTCTTGGATACCAGACTTTTGTCAACATCGGTATGTTACTCGGACTTTTACCCATCACCGGTATTACCCTGCCCTTCATCAGTTACGGTGGTTCCTCGCTCTTAACCTGCTGTCTAATGATTGGTATCATTCTCAATATCTCTGCCCGACCCGAATAG
- the rlmN gene encoding 23S rRNA (adenine(2503)-C(2))-methyltransferase RlmN yields the protein MTDIKSLTLEQLIQYGEQQGWEKYRARQLFLWLYQKHATSFDEMTNLSKQFRQELSQHFYISHLTPVRTLSSPDSTIKLTLALSDNNIIESVLLFDQNRRTACVSTQVGCPLNCRICATPKLGFKRNLKWFEIVEQIQALIRQTGTTPTNIVFMGMGEPLLNLDEVLEAVKTINSDYGLRIGARRITISTAGIPESILRLASFPLQVRLAVSLNATDDKTRSMLMPVNKLYPLKILLEAIREYYACTHRRITFEYVLLDGINNRPEDVQRLAHLLKGIPCKINLIPYNPFPSAPFKPPSPAAVKRFALALYPHLPAVTIRKSKGGKILAGCGQLAGQINITSPIQ from the coding sequence ATGACCGATATCAAGTCATTAACCCTCGAGCAACTTATCCAATATGGGGAACAGCAGGGCTGGGAAAAATACCGTGCCCGCCAACTTTTCCTCTGGTTATACCAGAAACACGCCACCAGTTTTGATGAGATGACCAACCTGAGCAAACAGTTCCGCCAGGAACTCAGTCAGCATTTTTACATCAGCCACCTGACACCAGTCCGCACCCTTTCCAGCCCTGATTCAACCATCAAACTCACCCTTGCCCTTTCAGACAACAACATCATTGAATCTGTCCTGCTTTTCGACCAGAACCGCCGCACCGCGTGCGTTTCAACTCAGGTTGGTTGCCCCTTAAACTGTCGAATTTGTGCAACCCCAAAACTCGGTTTCAAACGAAACCTTAAATGGTTTGAAATCGTCGAACAGATTCAGGCACTAATCCGGCAAACCGGAACAACACCCACGAATATTGTATTTATGGGAATGGGAGAGCCCCTGCTCAACTTAGATGAGGTGTTAGAAGCGGTTAAAACCATAAACTCAGATTACGGTTTAAGAATCGGCGCCCGTCGCATCACCATCTCTACCGCGGGCATTCCCGAAAGCATTCTTCGTCTTGCCTCATTTCCCCTTCAGGTTCGACTCGCGGTTTCCCTCAATGCTACCGATGACAAAACCCGTTCGATGCTGATGCCCGTCAACAAACTTTATCCACTTAAAATACTACTGGAAGCGATTCGTGAATACTACGCCTGCACTCACCGCCGTATTACCTTCGAGTATGTACTACTCGACGGGATTAATAACCGTCCCGAAGATGTCCAGCGGCTTGCTCACCTCCTTAAAGGCATCCCCTGTAAAATCAACCTGATTCCCTATAACCCCTTCCCGAGTGCGCCCTTCAAACCGCCATCTCCGGCTGCGGTCAAACGCTTCGCCCTTGCCCTTTATCCGCATCTCCCTGCGGTTACCATCCGTAAAAGTAAAGGGGGCAAAATTTTAGCCGGATGTGGTCAACTGGCAGGACAGATTAATATCACATCTCCCATCCAGTAA